One Peromyscus leucopus breed LL Stock chromosome 2, UCI_PerLeu_2.1, whole genome shotgun sequence DNA window includes the following coding sequences:
- the LOC114684044 gene encoding translation initiation factor IF-2-like — MSECVPPCCALRSDAVQILSGFQSPTHGCAERRRRRPRFRPPVGTGAPPLPRPCQRPAPHCPRRTGAATPRARADDRSHNPVRCQPARAQPAARWGQGRHSPTAPPPPAAAAQPAAPGTIFCRRPGLGGGYQPPQRRRRPTRPSAPGHRAPGAARRVGGSGVGRSRCSGPWAPRGDPRPRAETLAPEAARAGRAGSRPPRVCYCQLGPSAAEHAGKQPAGGGALRASAQTRKSLTCRDGRGSARRLRARLASPLSCPDPGRYCGPSVDGPKVSLTFWPRRADPARPGTAPVGEPEAEELASAQLRGPRRPPECPD; from the exons ATGAGTGAGTGC GTTCCTCCCTGCTGTGCACTGCGTTCGGACGCGGTCCAAATCCTCTCGGGTTTCCAGAGCCCGACACACGGCTGCGCCGAGCGCAGGCGGCGGAGGCCGCGCTTCAGGCCTCCGGTGGGCACGGGCGCTCCGCCGCTCCCACGACCCTGTCAGCGGCCGGCGCCTCACTGTCCCCGGAGGACTGGCGCGGCGACCCCGCGAGCCCGGGCCGACGACCGCTCCCACAACCCCGTCAGGTGCCAACCGGCCCGCGCCCAGCCCGCCGCCAGATGGGGGCAGGGGCGGCACTCACCGACAGCGCCTCCTCCGCCCGCGGCAGCAGCACAGCCGGCGGCCCCCGGCACCATCTTCTGCCGCCGCCCTGGCCTCGGCGGCGGCTACCAACCGCCCCAGCGGCGCCGCAGACCAACACGACCGTCGGCGCCCGGCCACCGAGCGCCCGGCGCGGCCCGGAGGGTCGGCGGGAGCGGGGTCGGGCGCAGCCGCTGCTCGGGCCCCTGGGCTCCCCGCGGAGACCCGCGTCCGCGGGCCGAGACGCTGGCACCTGAGGCAGCCCGAGCTGGCAGGGCCGGGTCGCGGCCGCCGCGGGTTTGTTATTGTCAACTCGGCCCTTCCGCCGCAGAGCACGCCGGGAAACAGCCGGCCGGGGGAGGGGCGCTCCGGGCGTCTGCGCAAACCCGGAAGTCGCTGACCTGCCGGGACGGGCGCGGCTCCGCCCGCAGGCTTAGGGCTCGGCTGGCGTCTCCTCTGTCCTGCCCTGACCCGGGAAGGTATTGCGGCCCTTCCGTGGACGGCCCCAAGGTGAGCTTGACCTTCTGGCCGCGGCGGGCCGACCCCGCCAGACCTGGAACAGCCCCAGTCGGGGAACCGGAGGCGGAAGAGTTAGCATCTGCACAGCTCCGGGGCCCTCGTCGGCCGCCCGAGTGCCCGGACTGA